CGTAGGGCATGCAGATGGTGGCCTGGATGCCGATGCCGAGGAAGCTGGCGCCTTCCTCCTGGCCCAGCTCTCCGCGGACGTCGCGGATCACTAGCGGCTGGCCGCCGCGCATCGCCCTGGCGGCGGTGTCGCCGAAGCTGTCGAGGCTGTAGCTGCCGACAATGCTTTGCGCCCCGGCCGCCGACCAGTCCCCGCGGATGGCGAAGGCGTCCTGATCGACCTCCATGTCGGCATAGGCCACCACCGAAGCGTCCATATGCTCGCCCAGCAGCCGCGCGGTGACGGCCATGATGTCGTCGGGAGCGGCAAGGTCGTTGATCGCATGCGACAGGCGATCGAACAGGCCGAGGCGCTCGGCCCGGGCCTGCAACGCGCGCTCTGCGAGGACCTGGGTGGTGGTCTCGATCACGATCGCCAGCACGCCGGCGGGGCAGCCGTCGTCGCCAAGCACGGGCGAATAGTCGAGGTTCATGGCCACAGTCTCGGGCCGGCCATGGCGGTGAAGCACGAGTTCCTGGTTCTTGAACGACAGCGTGCCGCCGGCCAGCCCGACCTTCATGACATGATCGTTGAAGTCGGCGACCTCGGGCCAGCCTTCGCGCACCCGGCTTCCGAGCAGTTCGGGATGGCGACCGCCGGCGAATACCGAATAGCCGTCGTTGTAGAGCATGATTCCCTCGTCGCCCCACAGCATGACCATCGGGACGGGCGAGCGCAGCAGCAGGCCGGTCGCGGCCTTGAGGCTTTGCGGCCAGCGCTCCACCGGCCCCAGCGAGGAGGTCCAGTCACATGATTTGATGAGGGCGCCGCATTCGCCGCCGCCGTCGAGGAACGCTGGCATACCCTGTAATCGCTAGCGGAGCGGGAGCCGCGCGGAAAGAGCGACTTTCGCGGGGCGTGACTAATCGGCTAGTCGAGGGCGATGCCGCTCTACAGCCTTCATGACACCGGTCCGACGCTCGATCCCGGAAGCTGGGTCGCACCCAGCGCCGATCTGATCGGCGACGTCCGCCTTGCTGCCCGGGCGAGCGTGTGGTTCGGAGCGGTGATCCGCGCCGACAACACGCCGATCCTGATCGGTGAGGAAAGCAATATTCAGGACGGCGCGGTGTGTCACAGCGATCCGCACGCGCCGCTGACCGTCGGACGGCGCGTCACGGTCGGTCACCAGGCGATCCTCCACGGCTGTACGGTCGGCGATGGCGCCCTGGTCGGGATGGGGGCGCGGGTGCTGAGCGGCGCCGTCATCGGTCCGCGCTGCATCGTCGGGGCCGGCGCGCTGGTGCCCGAGGGCAAGAGCTATGAGGAAGGTCACCTGCTGGTCGGCGTGCCGGCCCGGATCGTCCGTCCGCTGACCGAGGCCGAACTGCAGATGCTCGAGTGGAGCGCGCTGCACTATGTCGAAAAGGCCGCCGCCTATGGGCAAGGGCTGCAGTTACAGGCCTGACACTTGAGCGGCGGTCGCGGCTGTCGCAGATTGCTTTCCATGATCAACATCCGCCCCTTCGCTTCGCTGGGCCACGCCGATCACGGCTGGCTCGATGCCCGCCACCATTTCTCGTTCGCCAACTATCATGATCCCAGCCGGATGGGGTGGGGCAAGATCCGGGTGTGGAACGACGACAAGATCGCCGGAAAGTCGGGTTTCCCGCCGCATCCGCACCGCGACATGGAGATCGTCACCTACGTCCGGACGGGCGCGATCACCCACCAGGACAGCCTCGGCAACAAGGGCCGGACCGGCGCGGGCGACGTCCAGGTGATGAGCGCCGGCAGCGGCGTCGTCCATGCCGAATACAACCTCGAGGACGAGGACACGACCCTGTTCCAGATCTGGATCGAGACCGACAAGCCCAATGCCAGCCCGGGGTGGGGCGCGATGCCCTTCCCGCGCGAGGCGCGCGACGGTGCGTTCCAGCTATTGGCGAGCGGCGGGCCGGACGATGGTGCGCTGACTATCAATGCCGATGCGCGGATAATGGGCGCGACGCTGAAGGGCGGGAGCCGGATCGCGCTCAAGGCCGATCCCGCGCGCCACCTGTACCTGGTGCCCTCGGCGCCGGTCCGCATCAACGGCGTCGCGGCCGGAGCGCGGGACGGGGTAGCGATCACCGGCGAGACGAACCTGCTGATCGAGGGTGACGAGGACGCCGAACTGGTGCTGGTCGACGCCCGCTGACCGACCGGGTGCTTGCAGCGCGGGCGGTGCTGGGCCAAGGGGGCGAGCAATCCCTCCTTCAGCATCGACCAGCTAGCGCCGACCCGTGACGCGTCACCTCCTTGTCCTCCTCGCCGGCCTCTGGCTGGGCCTTCCCGCGCCGGCGGCCGCGCAGAATAACGCTGCGCCGGCCAATGTCGTGGTGCCCGCGCCGCCGCCGCGCGAGGGAACGGTCGGTCCCGAGCAGCTGCGCGACTTCGCGCTGCCCGGCACCCGGCAGCCGAGCGCCCCGCCCACCCAGGCGCCGCGCCCGGCGCCGGCGCCCGCGGTAGCGCCGCCCCCGGTCCAGCGCACCACGCCGTCGCCGCCGGCCGCTGCCGTCCGGCCTGCGCCGGGCACCACCGAACGCGCAGCGCCCGCACGTGCCGCGGGGGAGACGGCGACGAGGGAAACCGATGCGGCTCCGGTCGCGACCTCCGTGGCTCCGCCGGTTCCCGAGACCACTGCAGTTGTTCCTTCCGATCCCGTGGCATCGCCGCAGGCCGGCACGAGGCTGCCTCCGATCGCTGTCACCCAGTCGGGTTCGCAGGCGTCTTCGCTGGTTCCGGGCTGGTGGCCATGGCTGCTGGTCGCGATCCTTGGCGGGGTCGGCCTTGCCCTGGTCTGGCGCCAGCGACGCCGGCCGGCGCTGGCGGGTTATGCCGACGATGAGTATGAGCGGGTCGCGGCGGAGCCGTCGCCTCGCCCCGATCCCGCGCCGGTGCCCCTGCCCAGGCCCACGCCGACACCCGAAGCGCTAGCCTTGCCGACCGGGCTGGTCACCACCCGCCTCCGCCAGCCGGCCAGGATGCCGGAAGCGCGCGCGCCGGCTGCCGCGCCGCCACCGCCCAGCGGGGGCGTCGTCAGCACGCGCCTGCGCGGCTGGATCGAGATCGACTTGGCGGTTCGCGAAATCCTGTTCGATGGCGAGGGAGCGATTTTCCGGGTCGACCTGGTCGTCGCCAATTCAGGCTCGTCCGCGGCGCGGGATATTGCCCTTGAAGCGGTGGCGACCAATGGCGGCGACGCGCAGGCCGCCGAGCTCGCGAATTTCTTCGCCCGCCCCGCCGCCCCGCGCACCGCGCTGGCGGAGCTGGGGCCACTCAGCGACGACATGATCAGCCACGAGCTGCGGATGCCGCGGGCGGCGATCAGGGCTTACGAATTGGGAGGAAAGCCGACCTTCGTGCCGGTGATCGCCGTCACCGCCGCCTACCGGGTCGGTTCGGGAGAAGGCCGCACCGGTGCCGCCTTCCTGGTCGGACGGACCGTCCAGGGGTCCGAGAAGCTGGCGCCGCTGCTGCTTCCGCCGGGTCCTGGACGACTGCTCGGGCTGGGCGTCAGGCGGCTCGACGAGGCTGTTCGGCGCTGACGGGCGTTGACAGCCACTCCCCCGGGCGGCATTGGCGCCCGGCCTGACCTCGTGGAGAGGTGGCCGAGTGGTTAAAGGCAGCAGACTGTAAATCTGCCCGCGCAAGCGTACGCTGGTTCGAATCCAGCCCTCTCCACCATCGCTCCGGCGACCAAAGCCGCGAAATGTCGCCGCTTGTCGCTAAGCGCGGAGCGAATCGCAAAGGATAGTCGGAGGTCCGATCCGGTTGTTCCGCTTTGTAACAGCAAGACTTGCGCTCTTGGTCAAAACTTCAACTTAAAGCCTCTGTTTTGGCTCTAACGGATACTGACGGTTTCTGTTACGCTTCAAAGATGATCCCGAATTCCAAGGCAGTTCGCGGGTCGACGGAGGGAGTTGAGCCGGTCGGGGGGCCGAGCTCTTCGCGCGGGGCCGATGAGGCTCGGGATCGTTGCGCTCGACTGAGCCGCGGTCAGCTCGAAGTGCTTCGCCTCGTCAATCGTCATCTCAGCTCGAAGGAGATTGCCGCCCAGCTCGGCATCTCCAGCCATACCGTCGATCAGCGTGTTCGCGGTGCGATCCGTATCCTCGGTGTCTCGCGCCGAAGCGAGGCCGCGCGCCTCGTCGACCTGTTCGACACGGCGGGCACGCCGGCCGTCGCCGCCACCGAAGGGCGAACAGGACCATATCAGCGTTTGATACATCAAGCGCCGGACATCGACGCCGGATCGGACCCAAGCCAGTCAGAGGGGGCGGTCAGTTCTCAGATTCGGCACGCTGATCGCACAAGGGGGACCGGGACGGGGCGTCTCGAAACCGAGCAGAGCGCGCTTCATTCCCGGTCTTCCTTGTTACCGTGGTCGACTTCGCAACAGGCCAGCAATAGCTGGGGCGTGGGACAAAGGCTGGCGGCGATCGTGACCATCGCGATCGTGTCCAGTTTCTCGGCGGGAATGCTGCTGGCGGGGCTGGAGAGCCTGACGCGGCTGCTGGTCCGCTAGGACGTCCCTCCTCTCTATTGCTGCTCAGTCAGTCAATCCGGGGGTCGGGGCCCCCGGTCAGGAGGCTTCATGCGCAGGCAAATCATCGAACAAACCGCATTCAACGTCGCCCAGCAGGTCCGGGCGGTCGAGGACAGTATCGAAGCGGCGCTCATCGAGCTCGCGGAACTTCAGAACCGCATGATCCGGGCCCGTTCGGTCGCCGGCGTGGGCATCGCCACCGGTCATGACGCGCTGGAGCAGATCGTGGTCTCGCTGCAGGGGCTGATCAGGGCCCGCGGCGGAATGGCGCACTGCCATGCGGCGCTGGTGACCGCCAAGCAGCATGTCCCCGGACTGCGCGCCGTGTCGTTCGGCGACGGCCAGGACTGCCCGCCGCTGCCGCAGACGGCAACCCTGCAGGTAGTAGCCTGATACCGATTCTCCTTTTTTCAGAGGGCGTTGCCGGTCCCCTTACCGGCGGCGCCCCTTATCCTGTCGGGAACTGCTGAGCGATGCGGGTCGTCGCCTTCTATCTCCTTCTGGCGGGCCTCATGGCCCTGACCTTCTGGCGCGGTCGCAGCGATGAACGAATCGCCGCCGGAGTGTGCGTCGGCGGGACGCTGCTGACGGTGCTGGTCGGCAATCGGCTGGCGGTCCACCATTCCTACTTCGATGTCGCCGCGTTTGTGGTCGATATGGGGGTGCTTGCCGCATTCCTGGCGATCGCCCTGCGGTCGACCCGCTTCTGGCCCTTGTGGGTCGCTGGGCTGCAGCTCACCACTACCAGCGTTCACCTGCTGATGTTACTGTCGCCGCAGCTTCCTGGCGGGATTTTCGGCGCGGCGCTGGCCTTCTGGTCCTATCCTATCCTGTTGCTGATCGGCATCGGCGCCTGGCGCACCCCCTTGATCGAACAATGGCGCGCCGCGTCCGACATTGCCTCGCGGCGGCCGATCACCTAGCCAGCGGAGCCATGCCGCTTCCGCCGCTCGTGCTTGCGCTGCTTGACGCGCTGGAGGAGCCGGCGCTGCTCGTGAGCGGCGAGCGGACCCAGGCAGCCAACGCCGCCGCCCGCGTCCTGCTGGGACGAGGTCTCGTCGACCAGGACGTCCGCTTCGCCATTCGCCAGCCCCATGCCCTCGACGCCATTCGCCATGGCCGGGCCGGGCGATTCGAGGTGGTCGGGATCGGCGGGGTCGATCGCAGCTTCGAAGTGGTGATTACCGAGCTTGGCGACGGGCTGTTGCTGGTGCGGCTGGTCGACCGTTCGGCCCGCCGCGCGGCGGAAAGGGCGCAGGTCGATTTCGTCGCCAACGCCAGCCACGAATTGCGCACCCCGCTCGCCGCCGTGCTCGGATTTTCGGAAACGCTGACGGACGAGGCGCCGCTGGCGGAGGGCATCCGGCGGCGATTTGGCCAGCAGATCCACAGCCAGGCGACCCGCATGATGGTGATCATCCGCGACCTGATGAGCCTGTCGCGGATCGAGGCCGACCGGTTCAGTGTGCCCGGCCACAGCGTCGCGCTGGAAGAGATCGCCCGCGAAGCGGTGAGCGCCGCGGCGCCGCTGGCCGACAGCCGGTCGTGCACGATCGAGTTCGACCCTGGCGAGGCGTCGGCGCTGGTGCGCGGGGATGCGCCGCAGCTTCGGCAGATGCTCGACAATCTGCTTGGCAATGCGGTGCGCTACGGCTGCGCGGGGACGGGCGGGCGGATCAGGGTCGCGCTGTCGAGCGAAGGTGAGTGGCATCGCCTTGGCGTGCGCGACTGGGGCGAGGGGGTGGACGCCCGGCATTTGCCGCGCCTGACCGAGCGCTTCTTCCGCGTCGATGCGGCGCGCAGCCGCGACGGCGGCGGAACCGGGCTGGGCCTCGCCATCGTCGCGCAGATCGTCGAGCGGCACCGCGGCCTACTCCAGATCCGGAGCACACCGGGCGAGGGAACCGAGGTCGAAGTCCGGCTTCCCCGCGCCTGAACCGGGGGCGTGTCATCAGCCTGTAACCTGCCGGTCACATGGGCTGCGGGACGGCGGGGCAAGAGGCGCCGGACCGGGCGTATCCGCCCACTGGAGACAAGAAGACAATGAGCAAGTTCTGGCTGGCAGTGCCGCTCGCGCTTGGGCTGAGCGCCTGCGGTGGCGGGTCCAACAATGCGGCTTCGCAGCTGAAGATCGTCGGTTCCTCGACGGTCTATCCCTTCACCACCGCGGTTGCCGAGGCCTTCCAGAAGGCCAATGCCGGGACCAGCGTGATCGTCGAATCGACCGGCACCGGCTCGGGCATCAAGCTCTTCTGCGAAGGCGTCGGGCAGAAGTTTCCCGACATGGTCAACGCCTCGCGCCAGATGAAGAAGAGCGAGTATGACGCCTGCGCCGCCGCCGGTGCCAAGCAGGTGGTCGAAGTGCCGATCGGGATTGACGGGCTGACCCTGATCGAATCGAACAAGGCCGCGCCGCTCAAGGTCACGCTGGCCGACATCTATGCCGCGGTCGCCGCCAACCCCTATGGCAAGGGGCCGAACAAGGCGCAGACCTGGAAGGACGTCAATCCGGCGCTTCCGGCGATCAAGATCCGCGTCATGGGCCCGCCGCCGACCAGCGGCACCCGCGACAGCTTTGCCGAACTGATGCTGACCAAGGGCTGCGAGAGCGATCCGGCGATGAAGGCGCTCAAGGCCAGCGACGAGGCGAAGCACAAGGACCTGTGCACCAAGGTGCGCGAGGACGGCGTGTTCGTCGAAGCGGGGGAGAACGACAATCTGCTGGTGCAGAAGGTCGAGGCCGATCCCGGAACCGTCGGCGTGCTGGGCTACAGTTTCCTCAGCGCGAACGCGGACAAGATCCGGCCGGTCGAGATCAATGGCGTGCTGCCGAGCGAGGCGACGATCCAGGACCTGTCCTACCCGGGTGCGCGCCGGCTCTACATCTACGTCAAGGGCGAGCATGCGGCGGTGAAGCCCGCGATCAAGGGCTTCCTGGCGCAGTTCGCCAAGGAGTGGAGCACCGGCGGCCTGCTCGAGAAGCGCGGGCTGGTGCCGTTCATCGGCGCGGACGCGCAGGCGGCCAATGCCGCCGCGACGAGCCTGACGCCGCTCGACGCGTCCAAGCTCAAGTAAGCGGATCGGCGCACCACCGCCATGAGCCTCGCTGTCGGCCTCCTGCTCGTCCTGTGCGTCGCCGCCGCCGCCTTTGTGCTTGCGCGCGGGCGGGCGACGGGGCTGCGTGTCGGCGGCGGGGCGGGGCGGCAGCGGCTCAACAGCCTGCCCTTCTACCATGGCGCCTACGCCTTCCTGTGGGCGGTGATCCCGGCGCTGCTGTTCCTTGCCGCCTGGGCGCCGATCCAGCAGGCGCTGATCACCGACGCAGTGATGTCGAGCCCGGCGGGGCAGGCGCTTCCGGACTTCGACCTCGCCCGCGATTCGATCCTGTCGGAGGCCCGCGCGGTGGCGAGCGGATCGTCCGACATCGCCTTCAATCCGCAGGCGCAGGCGCTGGTCCCGGTTTTCCAGGGAGCGACCACCCGTTTCTCGCTGATCGGCGGCGGGTTCGCGCTGCTGCTGGCGCTGGCCGGGGCGGGCTGGGCCTGGTCGCGGATCGGGATCGACCTCAGGGCCCGGGCCGGGGTCGAGAAATGGCTGATGGGGCTACTGGTCGCGGCCTCGATGATCGCGATCCTGACCACGTTCGGGATCGTCCTCTCGCTGTTGTTCGAGACCATGCGCTTCTTCCAGAAGGTGCCGGCGGCCGACTTCCTGTTCGGCACCAGCTGGTCACCGCAGGTCGCGATCCGGGCCGACCAGGCGGGCTCGTCGGGCGCGTTCGGCTCGGTGCCCCTGTTCTGGGGGACGGTGTTCATCGGCGCGATCATCGCCATGATCGTCGCGATTCCGCTGGGGCTGATGAGCGCGATCTTCCTGACGCAATATGCCCATGCGCGGATGCGCAAGGTGCTGAAGCCACTGCTGGAGATCCTCGCCGGCGTGCCTACGGTGGTCTACGGCTATTTCGCGGCGCTGACGGTGGCTCCGCTGGTCCGCGACCTCGGCCTCGGAATCGGGATCAGCAACGCGTCGAGCGAAAGCGCGCTGGCCGCGGGCCTGGTGATGGGCGTGATGATCATCCCGTTTGTCAGCTCGATGGCCGACGACAGCATTGCCGCGGTGCCGCAGGCGATGCGCGACGGTAGCCTGGCGCTGGGCGCCACCCGGTCCGAGACGATCCGCAAGGTGATCCTGCCCGCCGCGCTGCCCGGCGTGGTCGGCGGCGTCCTGCTGGCGGTCAGCCGGGCGATCGGCGAGACCATGATCGTGGTGATGGCGGCGGGCCTGTCCGCCAACCTCACCGCCAACCCGTTCAACAGCGTCACCACCGTCACCACACAGATCGTCCAGCTGCTGACCGGCGACCAGGAGTTCGACAGCCCCAAGACGCTGGCCGCCTTCGCGCTGGGCCTGGTGCTGTTCCTGGTGACGCTCGTCCTCAACCTCATCGCGCTGCGGGTCGTCCGCAAGTATCGGGAAGCGTATGAATAAGCCGTCCAACCGCTGGTCGAGCGAGGCGATGACCCGCCGGGTCGGCCGCCGCTACGCCGCCGAGCGCCGGTTCAAGGCGCTGGGACTGGTGGCGGTGCTGGTCAGCCTGGCCTTCCTCGCCTTCCTGCTGATCACGATGACCGTGCGCGGGATCGGCGGGTTCAGCGAAACCTTCCTCACCGCCAGCGATGCGACCGACCCGGCCGCGGTCGGGGTGTGGGGCGCGCTCAAAGGCTCGTTCCTGACCATCGCGGTGACGATGGCGCTGGCCTTTCCGGTCGGGGTGCTGGCGGCGGTCTATCTGGAGGAATTCGCCAAGCGGAACCGCTGGAACGACTTCATTGAGGTCAGCATCAACAACCTCGCCGCGGTGCCGTCGATCATCTTCGGCCTGCTGGGGCTTGCGGTGTTCCTCAACACGCTGCAGCTGCCGCGCTCGGCCGCGCTGGTCGGGGGCCTGACGCTGGCGCTGATGACCATGCCGGTCATCGTCATCGCCGGGCGCAACGCGATCAAGGCGGTGCCGCCGTCGATCCGCGATGCGGCGCTGGGGGTCGGCGCGTCGAAGATGCAGGTGGTGTTCCACCATGTCCTGCCGCTTGCCCTGCCCGGGATCATGACCGGAACCATCATCGGGATGGCCCGTGCGCTGGGCGAGACTGCACCGCTGCTGATGATCGGGATGCGCGCCTTCATCGCCACGCCGCCGGGCGGGCTGGTCGATCCAGCCACCGTGCTTCCGGTGCAGATCTTCCTGTGGTCGGACGAGGTCGACCGCGCGTTCGTCGAGAAGACGAGCGCGGCGATCATCGTCCTCCTGCTGTTCATGCTGCTGATGAACGGTCTCGCCATCTATCTTCGCAACCGCTTCGAGCGCCGCTGGTAAGGCCGCCTGACATGAACGACGAAAAAGAACCCCTTCTGACCAATTCGACGGTGCCGTTTCCGTCGACCGCGATCGCGCGCGAAGCAGCGGAAAAGGACGTGCTGGCGCCGGACCTGCGGCCCGAAGTGCCGACCCCGACTGCGACCGAAGGCGGACGGACGATTGTCCCGGGCGATGCCGACATCGCCACGACGCCGAAGATGCGCGCGGAGGACGTGCGGGTGTTCTACGGCGAGAAGGAAGCGCTGAAGGGCGTGTCGATCGAGGTCCACGACGACAAGGTGACCGCCTTCATCGGTCCGTCGGGCTGCGGCAAGTCGACCTTCCTGCGCTGCCTCAACCGGATGAACGACACCATCGCGGGCGCGCGGGTGACCGGCACGATCACGCTCGACGGCGAGGACATCACCGCGCCCGAGATGGACGTGGTGCAGCTGCGGGCGCGGGTCGGCATGGTGTTCCAGAAGCCCAACCCGTTTCCCAAGTCCATCTTCGAGAATGTCGCCTACGGCCCGCGCATCCACGGGCTGGCCGACAACAAGGACGAGTTGGAGGCGATCGTCGAGAAGAGCCTGCGCCGCGCGGGCCTGTGGGACGAGGTCAAGGACCGGCTGACCGAGAGCGGGACCGCCTTGTCGGGCGGGCAGCAGCAGCGGCTGTGCATCGCGCGGGCGATCGCGGTCGATCCGGAAGTCATCCTGATGGACGAGCCCTGCTCGGCGCTGGACCCGATCGCGACCGCCAAGATCGAGGAGCTGATTCACGAGCTGCGCGGGCGCTATGCGATCGCGATCGTCACCCACAACATGCAGCAGGCGGCGCGGGTCAGCCAGCGGACCGCCTTTTTCCACCTTGGTGAGCTGATCGAATATGGCAAGACCAAGGAGATCTTCACCAACCCGCGCGAGCAGCGCACCCAGGATTATATCACCGGCCGCTACGGCTGAGAGGGACGGTATACGTGGCTAGCCAAGGACATACGCTCAAGGCGTTCGACGAGGATCTCGACCGGCTGCGCGCGCTCATCACCGAGATGGGCGGGCGGGCCGAGCATGCCATCATCGAGGCGATGCGCTGCCTTTCAGAACGCGACGGAGACGCCGCGATCAAGGTCATCGAGGATGACAAGAAGATCGACGAGCTGGAGGCCGAGACCGAGCGCCGGGTGATCCAGCTGATTGCGCTTCGCGCGCCGATGGCCGGCGACCTGCGCGACGTGGTCGCGGCGCTCAAGATCTCGGGCGTGGTCGAGCGGATCGGCGATTATGCCAAGAACATCGCCAAGCGCGTGCCCGTGCTGGAAGGCGCGAACAAGATCGAGCCGCTGTCGCTGCTGCCCGAAATGGCGCGGATCGCGGTCGGCATGGTGCACGACGTCCTGAACGCCTTCGTCCAGCGCGATGCCAAGGCGGCGCTCCAGGTGTGCGAGCGCGACAAGGCGGTCGACGATTTCTACGACAGCATCTTCCGCACGCTGCTCACCCACATGATGGAAAACCCTCACAACATCGGCCAGGCGGCGCACCTGCTGTTCGTCGCCAAGAACCTCGAGCGGGTCGGCGACCACGCCACCAACATTGCCGAGATGGTCTATTACGCCGCGACCGGGCAGCAGATGGCCGATCGCGTGAAGGGTGCCGAGGCGGTGTCGCTCTGATGGCCTCGCGCGGCCGCCTCCTGCTGGTCGAGGATGATCGCTCGCTGGCCGAGCTGATCACCTTTCATTTCGAGCGCGAAGGCTATGTCGTGGAGCGCACCGGGGACGGCGAGGAAGCGCTGATCCTGGCCGAGGAGATCCGCCCGGACCTGATGGTCCTCGACTGGATGATCGAGGGGATCAGCGGGATCGAGGTGTGCCGGCGGCTGCGGCGGCGGCCGAGCACCGCCAACCTGCCGATCCTGATGCTGACCGCGCGCGGCGAGGAGGACGACCGCGTCCGCGGGCTCGAGACCGGCGCCGACGATTACATCACCAAGCCCTTCAGCCCCAAGGAGCTGGTGGCGCGCGCCGCCGCGGTGCTTCGCCGGGTGCGTCCGGCGTTGGCGGCCGAGACGCTGGACTATGCCGGGCTGGAGATGGACCTCACCGCCCACCGGGTGAAGCGCGAGGGCAAGACGCTGTCGCTGGGGCCGACCGAATATCGTCTGTTGCGGCACTTCCTGGAGAATGCCGGGCGGGTGTTCTCGCGCCAGCAGCTCCTGGAGACGGTGTGGCCGCACAGCGAGGAGATCGAGCTTCGCACGGTCGACGTCCACATCCGCCGCCTGCGGCTGGCGCTGGGCGAGCCCGACCTGATCCGCACGGTGCGCAGCGCCGGCTATGCGCTGGATGCCGAAGGCTCCGCCTGAGCCTTATGCCGCGATCAGCGCGACCAGGCTGGCGGTGATGCTGAGCAGGACGGCAATGACGATCAGCGCGACGCGGGTGCCGCGCGCCTTGGCACTGGCCACTGCGGTCTCATCCAGCCAGTAGCGCCCGGCGCCGGCCGAGCGGACCTGCCCGCGCTTGATCAGCCCCGCGAGGAGCTTGTCGGTGCCCTTGGCCGACAGATCGAGCGGGATGGCGGTGCGCGCGCTGGTTGCCCCGCCTTTCCTCAGCGGACCGGTGATGTGGGTGTCGGTCAGCGCCTGCTGCTGCGCGGCGGCGGCGATCAGGGCGGCGTTGATAGCGGGATTGACCATCGCGCGATCCTAACGGAACCGCGCGCCTCTCCCAAGCGATTCAGGCACGAAACGATCTTCAGGAGCAAGACGCCATGGCCGCTCGTCCCAGCTGGCGCGGACAGATCCGCCTCGCACTCGTCTCGATCCCGGTCGAGATCTTTCCCGCGTCCAAATCGGGCGCGAGTATCTCCTTTCACCAGATCCACGAGCCGAGCGGCAAGCGCATCAAGTATGAAAAGGTCGCGCCGGGTGTGGGTCCGGTCAGCGCCGACGACATCGTGAAAGGGTTCGAGATTTCGAAGGGCGAATATGTCCTGCTCGAGCCCGAGGAGATCGAAAGCGTCAAGCTGGAGAGCCGCAAGACGCTGGAGCTGGCGCAGTTCGTCGATGCCGACGAGATCGACGCGTTGTATTACGAGAAGCCCTATTTCGTGGTCCCGGCGGACGACTTGGCGGAAGAAGCGTTCATCGTCCTGCGCGAGGCGCTTCGACGGGCCCGCAAGGTTGGAATCGGGCAACTGGCGATGCGCGGGCAGGAATATGTCGTCGCGATCAAGCCGTGCGGGCGCGGGATCCTGATGGAGACGCTGCGCTATGCCGACGAGCT
Above is a window of Sphingomonas glaciei DNA encoding:
- the phoU gene encoding phosphate signaling complex protein PhoU, translated to MASQGHTLKAFDEDLDRLRALITEMGGRAEHAIIEAMRCLSERDGDAAIKVIEDDKKIDELEAETERRVIQLIALRAPMAGDLRDVVAALKISGVVERIGDYAKNIAKRVPVLEGANKIEPLSLLPEMARIAVGMVHDVLNAFVQRDAKAALQVCERDKAVDDFYDSIFRTLLTHMMENPHNIGQAAHLLFVAKNLERVGDHATNIAEMVYYAATGQQMADRVKGAEAVSL
- the phoB gene encoding phosphate regulon transcriptional regulator PhoB translates to MASRGRLLLVEDDRSLAELITFHFEREGYVVERTGDGEEALILAEEIRPDLMVLDWMIEGISGIEVCRRLRRRPSTANLPILMLTARGEEDDRVRGLETGADDYITKPFSPKELVARAAAVLRRVRPALAAETLDYAGLEMDLTAHRVKREGKTLSLGPTEYRLLRHFLENAGRVFSRQQLLETVWPHSEEIELRTVDVHIRRLRLALGEPDLIRTVRSAGYALDAEGSA
- the ku gene encoding non-homologous end joining protein Ku, with the protein product MAARPSWRGQIRLALVSIPVEIFPASKSGASISFHQIHEPSGKRIKYEKVAPGVGPVSADDIVKGFEISKGEYVLLEPEEIESVKLESRKTLELAQFVDADEIDALYYEKPYFVVPADDLAEEAFIVLREALRRARKVGIGQLAMRGQEYVVAIKPCGRGILMETLRYADELNKASSYFRDIEDAEPDADLLELATSLIDKKTGKFDAGEFHNRYVDALKGLIEEKRKKKGGGLVIQDAGDKEPPKKSNVVDLMAALKKSLGESNDNDGGAAPPKKPAAKKTAAKAAPARKPATPRKAAGGKR